A single genomic interval of Arachis duranensis cultivar V14167 chromosome 7, aradu.V14167.gnm2.J7QH, whole genome shotgun sequence harbors:
- the LOC127740580 gene encoding uncharacterized mitochondrial protein AtMg00860-like yields MVGGSLLVFFDDILIYSPTWEHHLHHLELVLKLLQQEQLYAKLSKCSFGSAEIDYLGHTISGNGVHMEDAKLQVVMEWKQPQNLNQLWDFLGLSGYYRRFIKGYASIATPLTNLLKKDAFDCKDEAESAFL; encoded by the exons ATGGTTG GCGGTTCGTTGCTGGTATTTTTTGACGACATTCTCATCTATAGCCCGACGTGGGAACATCATTTACACCACCTCGAATTAGTTTTAAAGCTATTGCAGCAGGAACAGCTTTATGCCAAGCTTTCGAAGTGCTCCTTCGGCTCGGCAGAGATAGATTATCTTGGCCATACTATATCTGGTAATGGGGTTCATATGGAAGATGCAAAGCTGCAAGTAGTTATGGAGTGGAAACAACCTCAAAACCTTAATCAGCTATGGGATTTTTTAGGTTTGTCGGGTTATTATCGACGCTTCATCAAAGGTTATGCCTCTATTGCTACCCCGCTAACCAATCTGCTCAAGAAGGATGCATTCGACTGCAAAGATGAGGCTGAATCTGCCTTTCTTTAA
- the LOC107459875 gene encoding epidermis-specific secreted glycoprotein EP1 encodes MVSSLPYPKTFLLTLLFLSFSIVNALVPKNETFKYENSGEFGPYIVEYGANYRMISIFTSPFQVGFYNTTPNAFTLALRVGLQRSEQLFRWVWEANRGNPVGEGATFALGADGNLVLAEANGRIAWQTNTSNKDVVAFRLLPNGNMVLIDSKGKFVWQSFDYPTDTLLVGQSLRAQGPSKLVSRLSEKENVNGPYSFVLQPNGLALYYKSKNSPKPIIYGLLLTKNFFFSEKGSLKNVTLASDPESFTLGFDYYVANPSSTGTRVIALPVNNSTLTYLRLEIDGNIRLYTYFLDVRDGVWKEIYTLFDRDSDEESECQLPSRCGNLGLCENNQCVGCPLENGILGWSKDCIAKSVTSCKASDFHYYKIEGVEHYMTKYNVGDKVSESNCGNKCSKDCKCVGYFYHRENSLCWIAYDLQTLTKVANSTHVGYVKVPNS; translated from the coding sequence ATGGTTTCTTCTTTGCCATACCCCAAAACCTTCCTTCTTACACTTTTGTTCTTATCATTCTCTATAGTCAATGCTCTTGTTCCTAAAAATGAGACATTCAAGTATGAAAACTCAGGTGAGTTTGGCCCTTACATTGTAGAGTATGGTGCCAATTACCGAATGATAAGCATATTCACCTCTCCTTTCCAAGTTGGTTTCTATAACACCACCCCAAATGCTTTTACCCTAGCGCTTCGCGTTGGCCTCCAGCGATCGGAGCAGCTTTTCCGATGGGTCTGGGAGGCCAACAGAGGCAATCCCGTCGGCGAGGGTGCCACTTTCGCCCTAGGAGCCGACGGGAACCTTGTGTTGGCCGAGGCCAACGGAAGAATTGCATGGCAAACCAACACAAGCAACAAGGATGTTGTTGCCTTTAGGTTGCTACCAAATGGTAACATGGTGCTAATTGATTCCAAAGGGAAATTTGTTTGGCAAAGTTTTGATTACCCAACGGATACACTCTTAGTGGGCCAGTCTCTAAGGGCTCAAGGCCCATCAAAATTGGTTAGTAGGCTTTCGGAGAAGGAAAATGTTAATGGGCCCTATAGCTTTGTACTTCAGCCCAATGGGCTAGCCCTATACTACAAGAGCAAAAATTCTCCTAAGCCTATTATCTATGGCCTccttttaactaaaaactttttcttttccgaAAAAGGGTCATTGAAAAACGTGACACTTGCATCCGATCCAGAAAGTTTCACCCTTGGATTTGATTACTATGTGGCAAATCCTTCTAGTACTGGCACTAGGGTTATTGCTTTGCCGGTTAATAATAGCACATTGACATACCTTAGGCTTGAAATTGATGGCAACATTAGGTTATACACTTATTTCCTTGATGTGCGTGATGGGGTTTGGAAAGAGATATACACATTGTTTGATAGAGATTCTGATGAAGAAAGTGAGTGTCAATTGCCAAGTAGGTGTGGGAATTTAGGGTTATGTGAAAATAACCAATGTGTTGGTTGTCCTTTGGAGAATGGTATACTTGGTTGGAGCAAAGATTGCATTGCTAAGAGTGTGACTTCTTGCAAGGCTAGTGATTTCCACTACTATAAGATTGAAGGTGTTGAGCATTACATGACCAAGTACAATGTTGGGGATAAGGTAAGTGAGAGCAATTGTGGGAACAAGTGTAGCAAGGATTGCAAGTGTGTTGGGTATTTCTATCATAGGGAGAATTCATTGTGTTGGATAGCTTATGATCTACAAACACTTACTAAAGTGGCAAATTCCACACATGTGGGGTATGTCAAGGTGCCTAATAGTTAA